One genomic segment of Rubripirellula amarantea includes these proteins:
- a CDS encoding group I truncated hemoglobin, protein MTENSKDSLFDRLGGAESLTIMVKEMYESVLRDEELAPFFANTPMERLHHMQFQFLASALDGPAGYTGAELTSVHAGRGITGQHFAKFCGHFAETLERHGASPQDVDEVLGRLALYKDKITGDANVDG, encoded by the coding sequence ATGACGGAAAATAGCAAAGACTCGCTTTTTGATCGCCTGGGCGGCGCAGAGTCACTGACGATAATGGTTAAAGAAATGTACGAGAGCGTTTTGCGCGACGAAGAACTCGCCCCGTTCTTCGCGAACACGCCGATGGAGCGTCTGCATCATATGCAGTTTCAGTTTTTGGCTTCTGCGCTGGACGGTCCTGCTGGGTACACGGGCGCTGAACTGACGTCGGTTCATGCCGGCCGTGGAATCACCGGTCAGCACTTTGCTAAATTCTGCGGGCATTTTGCCGAGACACTCGAACGTCATGGGGCAAGTCCTCAGGACGTCGACGAAGTGTTAGGTCGTTTGGCGTTGTACAAAGACAAGATTACCGGAGATGCCAACGTCGATGGTTAG
- the map gene encoding type I methionyl aminopeptidase, producing the protein MLKKQKKLILTPEQQDSMRRAGRVNAQLMDYLRPHVHAGVTTGKIDQLVSDWTRDHGHVAATLGYQNYPKSCCTSVNEVICHGIPDDYELKDGDIINVDITTIVDGWHGDQSETFMIGEVSEEKRAVMQCAFDCMHLAIDALTPGCRVSLIGETVVPEAHRRGFTVVREYVGHGLGRQFHLDPSIPHFPNRQSRIDRLYPGMCFTVEPMINAGSRYTRSDKSDGWTVRTKDGRPSAQFEHSVLMTEDGPEILTGTQHGPQKGHVFHSAAAVSES; encoded by the coding sequence ATGTTGAAGAAGCAAAAGAAGCTCATCCTCACCCCTGAGCAACAAGATTCAATGCGGCGTGCTGGACGTGTGAACGCGCAGTTGATGGACTACCTGCGACCGCATGTGCATGCGGGAGTCACGACTGGGAAAATTGACCAGCTCGTCAGCGACTGGACCCGCGATCATGGTCATGTCGCTGCAACGCTGGGATATCAGAACTACCCCAAGAGCTGTTGCACGAGCGTGAACGAAGTGATCTGTCACGGGATTCCCGATGACTATGAACTCAAGGACGGCGACATTATCAACGTGGACATCACGACCATCGTCGATGGATGGCATGGCGATCAAAGCGAGACGTTCATGATCGGTGAAGTGTCCGAAGAGAAGCGTGCCGTGATGCAGTGTGCATTTGATTGCATGCACCTTGCCATCGACGCGTTGACCCCTGGATGTCGCGTTTCATTGATTGGTGAAACGGTGGTTCCCGAGGCTCATCGCCGAGGCTTCACGGTGGTTCGCGAATACGTTGGTCATGGACTGGGCCGTCAATTCCACCTGGACCCATCCATTCCTCACTTTCCCAATCGCCAAAGCCGTATCGACCGACTGTATCCCGGCATGTGTTTCACGGTCGAGCCAATGATCAATGCCGGCAGTCGCTACACTCGCAGTGACAAGTCCGATGGTTGGACTGTGCGAACGAAAGATGGACGGCCCTCCGCCCAATTCGAGCACTCCGTTTTGATGACCGAAGACGGACCCGAAATATTGACGGGCACCCAGCACGGTCCGCAAAAAGGGCACGTGTTTCATTCCGCCGCAGCGGTATCTGAATCGTAG
- a CDS encoding GspE/PulE family protein, with product MQAGNILHRRGLLNDEQLQQSIKADTSGVLQAAVSLGYIDEQKALEALADEVGLEYVDLRTRDIDLEALKDFPQKLIYRNSLFPIGFSDDSIVVATSDPLDLYPLDEASAATGRNIVPVVAQKEEIARLMNRHLGVGSETIEGMMAAKGESEVELLEQLETDGSELSEMAQEASVVRLVNEILLEAIQSRTSDVHIESQGSGLVVRFRIDGILHTQPTPPEINRFQAAIISRLKIMAHLNIAEKRLPQDGRIKLRVHGREVDIRLSVIPMIHGEGLVMRILDKASMVFELQSLGMSREIYDRFSKIIQLPHGIVLVTGPTGSGKTTTLYSSLLQIRSPETKIITTEDPVEYQLDGINQIQVHPKIGLTFAASLRSILRHDPDVVLVGEIRDLETAENAIQASLTGHLVFSTLHTNDASSAFTRMGDMGVEPFLVAGTVEGVMAQRLLRRLCPHCKEPVEPSKADLPPDFPHDRFNGETLYQPVGCRECRGFGYSGRMGIYELLVTNDAIRQLAQDRASSWNIRREAVNNGMRTLRMDAFDKVIAGHTSVDELLRVTKGDVQ from the coding sequence ATGCAAGCTGGAAATATTCTTCATCGCCGCGGACTGCTGAACGACGAACAGCTTCAGCAGAGCATCAAGGCCGATACCTCGGGCGTATTGCAGGCAGCGGTTTCGCTTGGTTACATCGATGAACAAAAGGCACTCGAAGCGCTCGCCGACGAAGTGGGTTTGGAATACGTCGACCTGCGCACGCGTGACATCGACCTCGAAGCCTTGAAAGATTTCCCACAGAAGCTGATCTACCGTAACTCGCTTTTTCCGATCGGCTTTTCGGATGATTCGATCGTCGTCGCTACCAGCGATCCGCTTGACCTCTACCCGCTCGACGAAGCGAGTGCGGCCACGGGGCGAAATATTGTGCCGGTCGTGGCCCAGAAAGAAGAAATCGCTCGCCTGATGAATCGACACCTCGGTGTCGGTAGCGAAACCATCGAAGGCATGATGGCGGCCAAGGGCGAAAGCGAAGTCGAATTGCTTGAGCAGTTGGAAACCGACGGCAGCGAACTGAGCGAAATGGCTCAGGAAGCCTCGGTGGTTCGATTGGTGAACGAGATCTTGTTGGAAGCCATTCAGTCGCGGACCAGTGACGTCCACATCGAATCGCAAGGTAGCGGCTTAGTCGTTCGTTTTCGAATCGACGGAATTCTGCATACGCAGCCCACGCCGCCAGAGATCAACCGGTTCCAAGCTGCGATCATCAGCCGTTTGAAGATCATGGCACACTTGAACATTGCCGAAAAACGATTGCCTCAAGACGGTCGAATCAAGCTTCGCGTTCACGGCCGCGAAGTCGACATTCGCTTGAGTGTGATTCCGATGATCCACGGCGAAGGCTTGGTCATGCGGATTCTCGATAAGGCGTCGATGGTATTCGAGCTGCAAAGCTTGGGCATGTCGCGTGAAATTTATGATCGTTTCAGCAAGATCATTCAATTGCCACACGGTATCGTGCTGGTTACGGGTCCCACCGGTTCTGGTAAAACGACAACGCTTTACAGCAGCCTGCTTCAGATTCGATCGCCGGAAACGAAGATCATCACGACGGAAGATCCGGTCGAGTATCAGCTTGATGGAATCAATCAAATTCAGGTCCATCCTAAGATCGGCCTTACTTTCGCCGCCTCGCTGCGAAGTATCTTGCGTCATGACCCGGACGTCGTCCTCGTCGGTGAAATTCGTGACTTGGAAACGGCTGAAAATGCGATCCAGGCGTCGCTGACCGGACACCTCGTGTTTAGCACCTTGCACACCAACGATGCATCAAGCGCGTTCACTCGAATGGGCGACATGGGCGTCGAGCCGTTTTTGGTTGCCGGAACCGTCGAAGGAGTGATGGCACAACGGTTGTTGCGTCGTTTGTGCCCTCACTGCAAAGAACCTGTTGAGCCGTCCAAAGCGGACTTGCCCCCTGACTTCCCCCACGATCGCTTCAACGGTGAAACGCTGTATCAACCCGTCGGTTGTCGCGAATGTCGTGGATTTGGATACAGCGGCCGAATGGGTATTTACGAATTACTAGTCACCAACGACGCGATTCGGCAACTGGCTCAGGACCGTGCTAGCAGTTGGAACATTCGGCGTGAAGCAGTCAACAATGGAATGCGAACGTTGCGAATGGACGCATTCGATAAGGTCATCGCGGGCCACACCAGTGTTGACGAACTCTTGCGAGTGACCAAGGGCGACGTTCAGTAA
- a CDS encoding type II secretion system F family protein, translating to MATFSYTARDMTGKLVTGSLEANNERDVAVMLSERSLFPVNVKDSSTKTGVVATMSGGRKKVNGQVMAVFYSQLASLLRAGVPMIRSLNVLGEQSSSPVLGEVISEIRGRVEDGESLGDAMAAYPKIFSDMGCNMVRAGSEGGFLEDALERVGAFTELQEDLKGRTVSAMAYPIFLFSVGSVVLSALLVFFVPKFDMLFERLRSKGQMPVMTEWLLSFSAFLQSYGWILLVAMAGLVIAIRMHLKTDAGRDTADRFKLKIPVLGNILMNLSVARFCRVLGTLLGNGVPILKSLEISSTAAGNRLLSRSITSATENIKSGESLASPLRASGYFPPSVIEMISVGEESNSLDTVLPDIADSLEKITFRRLDLFVRLLEPIMLLVMAILVLGVVLSLLVPVLKSSTTL from the coding sequence ATGGCAACCTTCTCTTACACTGCTCGCGACATGACCGGCAAATTGGTCACTGGTTCGCTCGAAGCGAACAACGAACGAGACGTGGCGGTGATGCTTTCGGAACGGTCGCTCTTTCCTGTTAACGTCAAGGACAGCTCTACCAAGACCGGTGTCGTCGCGACGATGTCGGGCGGGCGAAAGAAAGTCAACGGTCAAGTGATGGCCGTTTTCTATTCGCAACTCGCATCCCTGTTGCGCGCAGGTGTGCCGATGATCCGCTCGCTAAACGTTTTGGGCGAACAATCCAGTAGTCCCGTGCTTGGTGAAGTGATTAGCGAAATTCGCGGACGCGTTGAAGATGGTGAATCGCTTGGCGACGCGATGGCCGCTTACCCCAAGATCTTCAGTGACATGGGGTGCAACATGGTCCGAGCGGGCAGTGAAGGTGGGTTTCTTGAAGACGCGCTCGAACGCGTGGGGGCTTTCACCGAATTGCAAGAAGACTTGAAGGGGCGTACGGTCAGCGCGATGGCTTACCCGATCTTCCTGTTTTCAGTCGGCAGCGTCGTATTGTCAGCATTGTTGGTCTTCTTCGTTCCCAAATTCGACATGCTTTTTGAACGCTTGCGGTCCAAGGGGCAAATGCCAGTGATGACGGAATGGCTGCTATCATTCAGTGCCTTCCTACAAAGTTACGGCTGGATCTTGTTGGTTGCGATGGCTGGACTTGTCATTGCGATCCGAATGCACCTGAAGACCGATGCGGGACGGGACACCGCAGATCGTTTCAAGTTGAAGATCCCCGTGCTGGGCAACATCTTAATGAACTTGTCAGTGGCTCGATTTTGCCGCGTGCTCGGTACGCTGCTGGGTAACGGCGTTCCCATATTAAAGTCGCTTGAAATCAGCAGCACTGCTGCGGGCAACCGCCTGCTTTCGCGTTCGATTACGTCAGCCACCGAGAACATCAAGAGTGGTGAAAGCCTGGCTTCGCCCCTCCGTGCATCCGGTTACTTTCCACCGTCGGTGATCGAAATGATCAGTGTTGGTGAAGAAAGCAATTCACTCGACACCGTGTTGCCCGATATCGCGGATTCGCTCGAAAAGATCACCTTCCGCCGCTTGGACCTGTTCGTTCGTTTGCTCGAACCAATCATGCTGCTCGTGATGGCGATTCTAGTACTAGGCGTTGTCCTTTCGCTACTCGTTCCAGTTCTAAAATCGAGCACGACGCTTTAA
- a CDS encoding protein kinase domain-containing protein: MTDFSEESLPISEEPTRDFSGISGSEADFCDFDGFDLSANLKATKNDFGDTPKRIGDYELRGLIGSGGMGNVYLAEHVRMQRIVAIKMLPIERMDNEDAVARFYAEVRAASRLLHPNIVAAFDAGEVESEEFGVVHFLAMEYVDGMTLTQVISGSGPMSVGEAAATIRQAALGLLHAHRSGIVHRDVKPGNLMRSKDGTVKVLDLGLAQMQNVALNSNSDPQEPSDPESKSATRGRLIGTLPFMSPEQLEDPDNVDSRSDIYSLGATLYFLLTANPPFTGEYLDQVYGHRHGEIPDLMQARDDVDLNFANIFSRMMAKSPDQRYASLDEVIDDLGNYASESDTPNWLAEFAQRQSRPDLSTVSGGSTSGATATVLGIDFGMQYASIAVSSPDGTITSLAPGRDGHRLFRMAIASNPGLVFDADAMDLRARSPQAMVHCVHMYIGNKLVNRSVASRQCPPEVLLAMLMKRMLSDSSYKGPAPHATAITVPSSYDQLHRRSISQAAELAGFSSVRIVDRSIAAVQSLSISESTVEPSTTADQESPSNDSEPRLTVSQDKNETILFISVTGSATEVALIRRSALRLQQLSTAGHWLQGSLPWLQRLVDIAAELIKEQTGVNPKKSIHSATQLQIECEKAMNAMLLMTSTSIAITMKGKPVSVTVDRSVWLASCLDLMEAVGQAIETCCKEASVDPSEIDLCASLGALLRIKQVRERVLPEAIQDIEMQSIDRADVARGAAACLASELPGRSDIMMPPRTVTSHSIGILVEDAKGRRRILPIIPKGTLLPARTNRRLTASSKRESMTVSLVESAGVKDDNWQTLGRYDLDVGSGAGDQRTRTIGFEVNVNGLLTVRAPMPVSSTKSNTASVHASTKLSPLPEPNLSAQEISEWKTWIDKTMDV, from the coding sequence GTGACCGATTTTTCTGAAGAATCGCTGCCGATCTCCGAAGAACCTACCCGGGATTTTTCCGGGATATCAGGTTCCGAAGCGGACTTTTGCGATTTTGACGGCTTTGATTTGTCGGCGAATCTCAAGGCCACTAAGAATGATTTTGGCGATACTCCTAAACGCATCGGTGATTACGAATTGCGAGGGTTGATTGGCTCGGGCGGCATGGGCAACGTCTACCTGGCCGAACATGTCCGTATGCAGCGAATCGTTGCCATCAAAATGTTGCCCATCGAGCGAATGGACAACGAAGACGCGGTGGCTCGCTTCTATGCCGAAGTGCGAGCGGCGTCGCGATTGTTGCATCCCAATATTGTTGCTGCGTTCGACGCTGGGGAAGTGGAATCCGAAGAGTTCGGGGTCGTTCACTTCTTGGCAATGGAGTACGTCGACGGAATGACGCTAACTCAGGTCATCAGCGGAAGCGGGCCAATGAGCGTTGGTGAGGCTGCCGCAACCATTCGGCAAGCCGCCCTCGGTTTACTGCATGCTCATCGCAGTGGAATTGTTCACCGTGACGTCAAACCGGGGAACCTGATGCGGTCCAAAGACGGCACTGTGAAAGTGTTGGACCTAGGTTTGGCTCAAATGCAAAACGTGGCGCTAAATTCTAACAGCGATCCCCAAGAACCGTCCGATCCCGAATCAAAGTCCGCAACTCGTGGCCGCTTGATTGGTACGTTGCCGTTCATGTCACCCGAACAACTTGAAGATCCTGACAACGTCGATTCGCGAAGTGACATTTATTCGCTCGGCGCAACGCTGTATTTCTTGTTGACGGCCAACCCACCGTTCACGGGTGAATACTTGGATCAGGTTTACGGCCATCGTCATGGCGAAATCCCTGATCTGATGCAAGCTCGCGACGACGTCGACTTGAACTTTGCCAATATCTTTTCGCGGATGATGGCAAAGTCGCCGGACCAGCGATACGCTTCGCTTGACGAGGTGATCGACGACCTGGGGAATTATGCCAGCGAATCGGACACGCCCAATTGGCTCGCCGAGTTTGCGCAGCGTCAATCCAGGCCTGACTTGTCGACCGTGTCAGGCGGATCAACCTCCGGCGCGACTGCTACCGTGCTGGGAATCGACTTTGGGATGCAGTACGCGTCGATCGCGGTTTCGTCGCCCGATGGGACGATCACTTCGCTAGCGCCTGGACGCGACGGCCATCGGCTATTTCGGATGGCCATCGCTAGTAACCCGGGTTTGGTATTTGATGCCGACGCAATGGACCTACGCGCACGATCACCCCAGGCGATGGTGCACTGCGTTCACATGTACATCGGCAATAAGCTGGTCAACCGAAGCGTCGCGAGCCGGCAATGTCCGCCGGAAGTTTTGTTGGCAATGTTGATGAAGCGAATGCTGTCGGACTCGTCCTACAAAGGTCCTGCACCGCATGCGACTGCGATTACGGTACCGTCGAGTTACGACCAATTGCATCGTCGCAGCATTTCGCAGGCGGCCGAATTGGCGGGCTTCAGTTCGGTTCGGATCGTTGATCGATCCATTGCTGCGGTCCAATCGCTTTCCATTTCTGAGTCGACGGTCGAACCATCGACAACCGCAGATCAAGAGTCGCCATCGAACGATTCAGAGCCACGTTTGACTGTGTCTCAGGACAAGAACGAGACGATCCTGTTTATCTCGGTGACGGGATCGGCAACGGAGGTCGCGCTGATTCGACGCAGTGCATTGCGGCTGCAGCAGCTTTCAACCGCAGGACATTGGTTGCAAGGGAGCCTTCCTTGGCTGCAGCGACTCGTTGATATCGCTGCGGAGCTGATCAAAGAACAAACAGGCGTCAATCCGAAGAAGAGTATTCATTCCGCGACGCAATTGCAGATCGAATGCGAGAAGGCGATGAACGCCATGTTGTTGATGACGTCGACCAGCATCGCGATCACGATGAAAGGCAAACCGGTATCGGTCACAGTCGACAGATCGGTTTGGTTGGCATCCTGCTTGGACTTGATGGAAGCGGTCGGTCAGGCAATCGAAACGTGTTGTAAAGAAGCTTCGGTAGACCCCAGTGAGATCGACCTGTGTGCGTCGCTAGGGGCGCTGCTGCGGATCAAGCAGGTCCGCGAACGAGTCTTGCCTGAAGCGATTCAGGACATCGAAATGCAGTCGATCGATCGCGCGGACGTGGCACGAGGGGCGGCGGCTTGCTTGGCCTCGGAACTACCCGGGCGTAGTGACATCATGATGCCTCCGCGCACGGTGACGAGCCATTCGATTGGGATCCTGGTCGAGGACGCGAAGGGTCGTCGCCGGATCTTGCCGATCATTCCCAAGGGCACGTTGTTGCCCGCCCGCACCAATCGACGTCTAACCGCAAGTTCTAAACGTGAATCGATGACTGTGTCGTTGGTGGAATCCGCCGGCGTCAAAGATGACAACTGGCAAACGCTCGGACGCTATGATCTCGACGTTGGGTCAGGGGCGGGCGACCAACGAACTCGCACGATTGGCTTCGAAGTGAATGTCAACGGGTTACTAACCGTCCGCGCCCCAATGCCGGTTTCAAGCACAAAGTCCAACACTGCATCGGTCCACGCCAGCACAAAGTTGTCGCCGCTTCCCGAACCGAACTTATCGGCTCAGGAAATAAGCGAATGGAAAACGTGGATCGACAAGACGATGGATGTCTAA
- the hemC gene encoding hydroxymethylbilane synthase → MKTPIRIATRQSPLALWQAEFVASQLNQQGIESILVPLVSGGDVDMAPIDGTRQVGVFTKRIQQALADDEADVAVHSLKDLPTEINEHFRLAAVPTRETVADCLVSPSSMSIAELPASAKVGTGSRRRAAQLLSLRSDLDVQPIRGNVQTRLSKLESQEFDAIMLADAGIVRLEMNDLPRYHCTLEEMLPAPGQGALGIEVRSDDDDAYEALQFLNHRDTRISVVAERALLARLHGGCLAPIGAYAVIEDGRLKMSAVVLSQDGLTRLDEQGEIDAIDESSALELAAQLSERLIERGAAELIVR, encoded by the coding sequence ATGAAGACGCCCATTCGCATTGCCACGCGCCAGAGCCCACTTGCGCTGTGGCAGGCCGAATTTGTGGCCAGCCAGCTAAATCAGCAAGGTATCGAATCAATTCTCGTTCCGTTGGTTAGCGGTGGCGATGTGGACATGGCCCCCATCGATGGCACGCGACAGGTTGGGGTATTTACCAAGCGAATTCAGCAAGCCTTGGCTGATGACGAAGCGGATGTGGCTGTTCACTCGCTCAAGGACCTGCCCACGGAAATTAACGAGCATTTTCGCCTGGCCGCCGTACCAACCCGAGAGACCGTTGCAGATTGTCTTGTGTCCCCTTCGAGCATGTCGATCGCCGAACTGCCTGCCAGCGCTAAGGTGGGCACCGGCAGCCGCCGACGAGCCGCCCAGTTGTTATCGCTCCGCAGTGATCTGGATGTCCAACCCATTCGTGGGAATGTCCAAACGAGACTGTCGAAACTGGAGTCCCAAGAATTCGACGCGATCATGCTCGCTGACGCAGGAATCGTGCGTCTGGAAATGAACGATTTACCGCGATACCACTGCACGCTTGAAGAAATGCTTCCTGCGCCGGGTCAAGGCGCCTTGGGGATCGAGGTCCGCAGTGATGACGACGACGCGTATGAAGCGCTGCAGTTCCTAAACCATCGCGATACTCGGATTTCCGTTGTTGCTGAACGAGCATTGTTAGCGCGATTGCATGGGGGATGTCTTGCACCCATCGGAGCGTACGCCGTCATCGAAGATGGACGACTGAAGATGTCAGCCGTCGTGTTGTCGCAAGATGGCCTGACCCGACTAGATGAACAGGGTGAGATTGACGCAATTGATGAGTCATCCGCACTGGAATTGGCGGCTCAATTGAGTGAGCGATTGATCGAAAGAGGCGCAGCCGAATTAATTGTTCGCTAA
- a CDS encoding SMP-30/gluconolactonase/LRE family protein: MFRVTTFLVLSCFASSLFSQTPDVLGRIERLDPKFDELVPAGAEIEVLAAGFTWTEGPVWVNDDQGGYLLFSDIPRNSIFRWSESRGVELFMNPSGYTGVSYYGLEPGSNGLAIDPKGRLTACEHGDRRLSVLTVGGGKRTIVDAYQGSRLNSPNDLVFAKSGDIYFTDPPYGLPERASDPRRELDFCGVFRWDTQGKLHLLTKELTRPNGVGLSPDEKHLIVAQSDPDKPIWMKFPIQDDKTLGPGTELFNATEAMKEFPGLPDGLAIHPSGIIFGSGPGGIYVLNMDGQLLGRIITGERTSNCGFSHDFKTLYITADAYLCRVKL, encoded by the coding sequence GTGTTTCGCGTCACGACTTTTCTGGTTTTGTCCTGTTTCGCTTCGTCGCTGTTTTCACAAACGCCGGACGTATTAGGGCGGATCGAACGACTCGATCCCAAATTCGACGAACTGGTTCCCGCTGGTGCAGAGATCGAAGTCCTTGCCGCTGGGTTCACGTGGACCGAAGGGCCCGTGTGGGTGAACGATGACCAGGGCGGCTACCTGCTGTTCTCTGACATTCCTCGCAACAGCATCTTTCGCTGGTCCGAGTCACGAGGCGTTGAATTGTTCATGAACCCTAGTGGTTACACCGGCGTTTCTTACTACGGGCTTGAACCGGGCAGCAACGGGCTAGCGATCGACCCCAAAGGCCGATTGACCGCTTGCGAGCACGGCGATCGTCGGTTGTCCGTTCTTACGGTGGGAGGCGGTAAACGAACGATCGTCGATGCTTATCAAGGAAGTCGGCTTAACAGTCCCAACGATCTTGTTTTTGCGAAGTCAGGTGATATCTACTTCACCGACCCACCGTACGGACTTCCCGAACGTGCCTCGGATCCAAGACGAGAGCTGGATTTCTGCGGAGTGTTTCGTTGGGACACGCAAGGCAAACTCCATTTGCTCACCAAAGAACTCACACGCCCCAATGGCGTTGGCTTATCACCCGACGAGAAGCACTTGATCGTTGCGCAAAGCGATCCTGACAAACCAATATGGATGAAGTTTCCAATCCAAGACGACAAAACATTGGGGCCAGGAACCGAGCTGTTCAATGCGACTGAGGCAATGAAGGAGTTTCCGGGGTTGCCGGATGGATTGGCGATTCATCCATCGGGAATCATCTTTGGCAGCGGACCGGGTGGTATCTATGTGCTAAACATGGACGGTCAATTGCTTGGCCGTATCATCACGGGCGAGCGAACAAGCAACTGCGGTTTCAGTCACGATTTCAAAACGCTTTACATTACCGCTGACGCGTATCTTTGTCGCGTAAAGCTGTGA
- a CDS encoding shikimate kinase, producing the protein MRSGNASGTAIWQCDLALECGVETGTVLIESILLDNVSGNRDHLVLHELSPEPSPLNPAPSLAVPVYLTGYRASGKTSVAKRLGEQLGVPVIDLDAEIVSSAKASIAEIFSQSGEAGFRDLETEQLRRFAERVSGREPRAIIVSLGGGAILREVNRAVIAKSGPCVWLDADTATIIGRLRKDSASSHQRPGLTDLPLEQEVENLLATRRPLYQQVSQLRIDTSDLSIEEICRQIVDWLGQNHCD; encoded by the coding sequence ATGCGATCTGGCAATGCGTCTGGCACTGCGATCTGGCAATGCGATCTGGCACTGGAGTGTGGCGTTGAGACAGGGACTGTGTTGATCGAATCCATTCTTCTCGATAATGTCAGTGGAAACCGAGATCACCTCGTCCTGCACGAACTATCACCCGAGCCATCACCATTGAATCCAGCGCCCTCTTTGGCCGTTCCTGTTTATTTGACCGGGTACCGAGCCAGCGGCAAAACGTCCGTCGCCAAGCGACTGGGTGAACAACTTGGCGTGCCCGTGATCGATTTGGATGCCGAGATCGTTTCTTCAGCGAAGGCTTCCATTGCCGAAATTTTTTCCCAGTCCGGCGAGGCTGGCTTCCGCGATCTCGAGACCGAGCAGTTGCGACGCTTTGCCGAACGGGTTTCCGGCCGAGAACCTCGGGCGATAATTGTTTCGCTAGGCGGGGGAGCAATCTTGCGAGAGGTCAATCGAGCGGTGATCGCGAAATCGGGCCCCTGTGTTTGGCTGGACGCGGACACTGCCACCATCATTGGCCGACTGCGGAAAGATTCCGCCAGTTCGCATCAGCGTCCTGGCCTGACTGACCTACCGCTCGAACAAGAAGTCGAAAACTTGTTGGCAACCCGTCGCCCACTCTATCAACAGGTTTCACAACTGAGGATTGATACCTCGGACCTGAGCATCGAAGAGATCTGCCGCCAGATCGTCGATTGGCTTGGTCAGAATCACTGCGATTAA
- a CDS encoding sugar phosphate isomerase/epimerase family protein: protein MFVSASTECWPDLELTEAIEVLSDLEFTAVEIAIHESGKVKPSELLADLDRAVQLLRYTHRLDISGYSVELESTGDQMYDDFASICHLAKTTKVVNITVPSAEHGTPFNEEVERLQKLVEIGEKEGVRVSVRSQLGRMSEDVDTLMVLCNNVDGLGVTMDPSVYITSSTNSKNLDNILKFVCNVHLRDTRPDAFQVSVGQGEVDYGKIVTQLSREKYDRAMTVHMVPMEGLDHRVELRKLRRLLETLM, encoded by the coding sequence GTGTTTGTATCAGCATCAACTGAGTGCTGGCCTGATTTGGAACTCACGGAGGCCATCGAGGTCCTGTCGGACCTGGAATTCACGGCTGTTGAAATTGCGATTCATGAATCTGGTAAAGTCAAACCTAGCGAATTGCTGGCTGACTTAGATCGTGCCGTGCAGTTACTTCGCTACACCCACCGACTAGATATCTCGGGCTACAGTGTCGAATTGGAGTCTACCGGCGATCAAATGTACGATGACTTCGCCAGCATCTGTCATTTGGCCAAGACCACCAAGGTCGTCAACATCACGGTCCCATCGGCCGAACATGGCACCCCATTCAACGAAGAGGTCGAGCGACTTCAAAAGCTGGTCGAGATCGGCGAGAAGGAAGGCGTGCGAGTGAGTGTTCGCAGCCAACTTGGCCGCATGAGCGAAGACGTTGATACGTTAATGGTGCTCTGCAACAACGTTGACGGTCTCGGTGTCACGATGGATCCAAGCGTTTACATCACCAGTTCGACCAACAGCAAGAACTTGGACAACATCCTAAAGTTTGTCTGCAACGTTCACCTGCGTGACACTCGGCCGGATGCGTTTCAGGTCAGCGTCGGTCAAGGCGAAGTTGACTACGGCAAAATTGTCACGCAATTATCGCGTGAGAAATACGACCGAGCGATGACGGTTCACATGGTTCCGATGGAAGGCCTAGACCACCGGGTCGAGCTTCGAAAACTGCGACGCTTGCTCGAAACACTGATGTAA